Proteins encoded in a region of the Rutidosis leptorrhynchoides isolate AG116_Rl617_1_P2 chromosome 9, CSIRO_AGI_Rlap_v1, whole genome shotgun sequence genome:
- the LOC139868565 gene encoding non-specific lipid transfer protein GPI-anchored 30: MKMINSTNSMKMMIIISLVMILMGNAYAQLNNGVGSQCMNQLLPCLNYLNNQRNQQDPPNSCCEPLKSVIKSNPECLCSMISNQGTTEAEIAGINVTKAQELPARCGQRVNPISCLTTTSKSTPGTSDSQNLKVSKMYLFTLAIIAALFG, from the coding sequence atgaagatgataaaCTCAACGAATtctatgaagatgatgataatcatAAGTTTGGTTATGATCTTAATGGGAAACGCATACGCACAACTAAACAATGGTGTAGGATCACAATGCATGAATCAGCTGCTTCCTTGTCTCAATTACTTGAATAATCAGCGAAACCAACAAGATCCCCCTAATAGCTGTTGCGAGCCTTTAAAATCGGTTATAAAGTCTAATCCAGAGTGTTTGTGTAGCATGATAAGCAATCAAGGTACTACAGAAGCCGAAATAGCTGGTATAAATGTCACTAAAGCTCAAGAACTGCCAGCTAGATGCGGCCAACGTGTTAATCCCATCTCGTGTCTTACTACCACATCTAAAAGTACGCCAGGAACAAGCGATTCGCAAAATCTGAAAGTTTCCAAAATGTACTTGTTTACGCTTGCGATAATTGCAGCACTTTTTGGTTGA
- the LOC139868563 gene encoding glucose-6-phosphate 1-dehydrogenase 6, cytoplasmic-like has product MRYLTPCKGCEDTHEEDVSKFLPLIKYVCGPYDSEEGFQSLDKEISAYEKSKDNTGGPSRRLFYFALPPSVYPHVCKMINSFCMTKSEGGWTRIVVEKPFGHDLNSAEELSNHLGKLFNESQIYRIDHYLGKELVQNLLVLRFANRLFLPLWNHDNISNVQIVFKEDFGTEGRGGYFDQYGIIRDILQNHLLQVLCLVAMEKPVSLKPEHIRDEKVKVLQSILPIKDEEVVIGQYEGYRDDPTVPNDSNTPTFATMVLRIHNERWEGVPFILKAGKSMNSKKAEIRVQFKDVPGDIFKCKSKGRNEFVIRLQPSEAIYMKLTVKEPGLEMKTTQSELDLSYRQRYQDVIIPEAYERLILDTIRGDQQHFVRRDELKVAWEIFTPLLHKIDNSEVKSLPYKPGSRGPEEADKLAEKVGYVQTHGYVWIPPTLSAV; this is encoded by the exons ATGAG ATACCTTACTCCATGCAAAGGTTGTGAAGATACACATGAGGAAGATGTCTCAAAGTTTTTACCATTG ATCAAATACGTATGTGGGCCCTACGATTCTGAGGAGGGGTTTCAGTCGTTGGATAAGGAAATATCTGCATATGAAAAGTCGAAAGACAACACAGGAGGACCTTCCAGAAGACTCTTCTACTTTGCTCTTCCTCCATCTGTATATCCACATGTCTGCAAAATGATTAACAGTTTTTGTATGACCAAAT CTGAGGGTGGTTGGACTCGAATTGTGGTTGAGAAGCCTTTTGGACATGACCTGAATTCAGCTGAAGAACTGAGTAACCACTTAGGGAAACTGTTTAATGAATCACAAATCTATCGTATCGATCATTATTTGGGCAAAGAGTTGGTGCAAAACTTG CTGGTACTTCGTTTTGCAAATCGCTTATTCTTGCCATTATGGAACCATGACAACATTTCAAATGTGCAG ATTGTATTCAAAGAGGATTTTGGAACTGAAGGTCGCGGTGGCTATTTTGACCAATACGG AATAATTAGAGACATTCTTCAGAATCATTTACTACAG GTGCTGTGCCTGGTTGCAATGGAAAAGCCTGTTTCTTTGAAGCCAGAGCATATTCGAGACGAGAAAGTGAAG GTTCTCCAGTCTATTCTCCCAATAAAAGACGAAGAAGTTGTTATCGGACAATATGAAGGCTACAGGGATGATCCAACAGTTCCTAACGATTCAAACACTCCCACTTTTGCAACCATGGTTCTCAGAATTCACAACGAACGATgggaag GAGTTCCTTTTATACTAAAAGCTGGGAAATCAATGAATTCAAAAAAGGCTGAAATCAGAGTCCAATTTAAAGATGTTCCTGGCGACATATTCAAGT GTAAGAGCAAAGGTAGAAACGAGTTTGTCATCCGACTGCAACCATCAGAAGCCATTTACATGAAGCTAACG GTCAAGGAACCTGGGCTTGAGATGAAAACTACTCAGAGTGAACTAGACTTGTCGTATCGACAAAGATATCAGGATGTAATCATTCCAGAAGCGTATGAACGCCTTATTCTTGACAC AATACGTGGTGACCAACAACATTTTGTTCGCAGAGATGAGCTCAAG GTTGCTTGGGAGATATTCACACCATTACTGCACAAAATAGATAATAGCGAAGTGAAATCGCTTCCTTACAAGCCAGGAAGTAGAGGCCCAGAAGAAGCAGATAAATTGGCTGAAAAAGTTGGATATGTTCAAACCCATGGCTATGTATGGATCCCACCAACATTGAGTGCTGTTTAG